The sequence AAGAACATCTTCAGCGGGAACTTCGGCACCGCCTTCAACGGGCAGTCGGTGACCTCGCTGATGGGCAGCGCCTTCCCGATCACCATCCGGCTGACCATCGTGGCCATCATCTTCGAGATCATCATCGGCATCGCCCTCGGCGTGATCACCGGCATGCGGCGAGGCAAACCGGTCGACACCGGGGTGCTGCTGCTGACCCTGGTGGTCATCTCGGTGCCGACCTTCGTCACCGGCTACGTGCTCCAGTACGTCTTCGGCGTGGAGCTGCAGTGGACCAGTCCCTCGGTGTCGCCGAGCGCGCCGTTCAACGAACTGATCCTGCCCGGGCTGGTGCTGGCCCTGGTCTCGCTCGCCTACGTCACCCGGCTGACCCGCACCTCCATCGCCGAGAACACCCGCGCCGACTACGTGCGTACCGCCGTCGCCAAGGGCCTGCCCCGGCGCCGGGTGATCATCCGGCACCTGCTGCGCAACTCGCTGATCCCGGTGGTGACCTTCATCGGCACCGACATCGGCGCCCTGATGGGCGGCGCGATCGTCACCGAGCGGATCTTCAACATCCACGGTGTCGGCTACCAGCTCTACCAGGGCATCCTGCGCAACAACGCGCCGACCGTGGTCGGCTTCGTCACCATCCTGGTGCTGGTCTTCCTGCTGGCCAACCTGCTTGTCGACCTGCTCTACGCGGTCCTGGACCCGAGGATTCGCTATGCCTGAACCGATCGACCCGAACGAAGCGGTCGACCCCAACCAGGCCATCGCGCCGACCAGCGGCTTCGGCGGCGGTATGGACCTGGCCGCCACCGACGCGGAGACCCTGGAGAAGCCGCCGGGGGAGGGCCAGGAGGGCGGCCCGGCCGCCAAGCCCCGCAGCCTGTGGTCCGACGCCTGGCGCGACCTGCGGCGCAACCCGATCTTCATCATCTCCGCGCTGATCATCCTCTTCCTGATCTTCATCTCGATCTGGCCCGGCACCATCGCCACCCAGGACCCGCTGAAGGCCAACCTGGCCAGGGCGCAGGAGGGTTCGTCCCCCGGGCACCCCTTCGGCTTCGACAACCAGGGCCGCGACGTCTACACCCGGGTGGTGTACGGGGCCAGGGCGTCGGTCACCGTCGGCGTGTGCGCCACCGCCGGCGTGGTCATCCTCGGCAGCGTGCTCGGCGGCCTCGCCGGGTTCTTCGGCGGCTGGTGGGACGCGGTGCTCTCCCGGATCAGCGACGTCTTCTTCGGCATCCCCGTGATCCTCGGCGGCCTGGTCTTCCTGTCGGTGGTGACCAACTCCACGGTGTGGCCGGTGGTCGGGTTCATGGTGCTGCTGGGCTGGCCGCAGATCGCGCGTATCGCCCGCGGCTCGGTGATCACCGCGCGGCAGAACGACTACGTGCAGGCCGCCCGCGCGCTCGGCGCCGGCAACTCCCGGATGCTGGTGCGCCATATCGCGCCCAACGCGGTCGCCCCGGTGATCGTGGTCGGCAC comes from Streptomyces sp. NBC_00448 and encodes:
- a CDS encoding ABC transporter permease codes for the protein MGRYVIRRLLQMIPVFIGSTFLIFFMVYALGDPVAALFGERAPDPATAAQIRHDLYLDHSLGAQYLHYMKNIFSGNFGTAFNGQSVTSLMGSAFPITIRLTIVAIIFEIIIGIALGVITGMRRGKPVDTGVLLLTLVVISVPTFVTGYVLQYVFGVELQWTSPSVSPSAPFNELILPGLVLALVSLAYVTRLTRTSIAENTRADYVRTAVAKGLPRRRVIIRHLLRNSLIPVVTFIGTDIGALMGGAIVTERIFNIHGVGYQLYQGILRNNAPTVVGFVTILVLVFLLANLLVDLLYAVLDPRIRYA
- a CDS encoding ABC transporter permease, with the translated sequence MPEPIDPNEAVDPNQAIAPTSGFGGGMDLAATDAETLEKPPGEGQEGGPAAKPRSLWSDAWRDLRRNPIFIISALIILFLIFISIWPGTIATQDPLKANLARAQEGSSPGHPFGFDNQGRDVYTRVVYGARASVTVGVCATAGVVILGSVLGGLAGFFGGWWDAVLSRISDVFFGIPVILGGLVFLSVVTNSTVWPVVGFMVLLGWPQIARIARGSVITARQNDYVQAARALGAGNSRMLVRHIAPNAVAPVIVVGTIALGTYIALEATLSYLGVGLKPPTVSWGIDISDASNEIRNAPHMLLWPAGALSITVLAFIMLGDAVRDALDPKLR